Below is a window of Paroceanicella profunda DNA.
TGGTGCGCGCGGGGGTGGACCTGCCGGTGATCTTCATCTCCGGGCATGCCGATGTGCCGATGTCGGTGCGGGCGATGAAGGCCGGCGCCTGGGAGTTCCTCACCAAGCCGGTGCGCCACCAGGAACTGCTCGACGCGATCCACCAGGCCATCGAACACCACCGCGCCCGGCGCCGTGGCCGCTCGCGCATGGCCAGCCTGCGCGCCCGGTTCGACAGCCTCACCCCGCGCGAGCGCGACGTGGCCGCCGGGGTGACGCGCGGCCTGCTCAACAAGCAGATCGCCGGGGAGCTGGGCCTGAGCGAGGCCACGGTGAAGCTGCACCGGGGCAACCTGATGCGCAAGATGGAGGCGGGGACGATGATCGACCTCGTGCGCATGCTCGACCAGATCGCCTGAGCCTTGAGCCTTGAGCCCCGGGCGCCTGCCCGCCGCATCGCCCGCGACAGCCCGCCACGCCTCTCGGGAGGCAGGGCCTGGGCCTGCGTGCAGGCCTTCGCCGTGCATTGATCCCGGGGCAGGCGCAGTCCGTCCGCGCGCCCGGAGCCGGAGCGGCGCCCCGCCCGGGCAGGGTACCGGGCCCGCGCCGCAGCCAGGGCCCCGGCCCGCCCGCGCAGCCGGCTTGCTAAGATGCGGCGCACGGGTCTATTTTCGAAAATGACGCCCGGCAGTCCGTTTGCACACACATCGCTCCCTGCCGGCGCCCGAGGACTTGCCGTGACCCGATCTATGCCAGCAGGATCGACCTATGACGCGGCGCTCGACGCGCTCGCGGCAGCCTGTGACGAGGTGTTCCTCCTGCCCAGTGCCAGCCGCGGCGTCGTGCTCGTGGGGGCCACGCTGCGCGACCCGTCCCGC
It encodes the following:
- a CDS encoding response regulator transcription factor, with protein sequence MTAVLTWPESTVLPTVVVIDDDDSVREGLEALLDSVGLACETFGSVQDYLAAGPEVELGCMVLDVRLPGRSGIDFHDSLVRAGVDLPVIFISGHADVPMSVRAMKAGAWEFLTKPVRHQELLDAIHQAIEHHRARRRGRSRMASLRARFDSLTPRERDVAAGVTRGLLNKQIAGELGLSEATVKLHRGNLMRKMEAGTMIDLVRMLDQIA